From Candidatus Ozemobacteraceae bacterium, a single genomic window includes:
- a CDS encoding adenylate/guanylate cyclase domain-containing protein → MTSSGVARDAGRRVLTPAFPSAALIAAAWLFLLIFPLLFLLVRVDEWLDGEERWRELAVRREMLDVMRELQPMLTPAKRLEEGLSEIERRIGFPDTGSGRTWVAADDHPGLDPAKLSDRLDAECRRTIGCKPVFLLAAGADGSAPCLRIDPSLMEGAPPRAGTMQPVWLSAAGWLERRIWRHTAETDTLKRRWSGPSAARELQIRRTGLLERVFGNDPFDGLRWGLAQPFMRMRPGGGRYLAYANFLASGPKPDAPLLGGYLAVFRISDIPRRFLLAPVLSRPDGGITPRLAVIPRESRSADALTLECAPPRELLQDWCLGKRTQPFSLMLRWKRAAVRHPFRSWQPWLLAGFYLIVFGTGAYVFLRIGGFFLPLRLRGQIAVAVGVATVLPLIAYSGVMVSYLDYRKDIDRDRQGKMIAERLEMLENGLLGYFESVKHRLWQMKEGLSQRTEAGPASVTRYLEHLRQRIHAPVVFMITQRGEEFFVAGSGISDKTRMMADRLGEVVRAMTVRMFLLSGCFGKADLELPPRSNLWTRRRRAIAENLSLVDVGSMMYLDGREIDPKFAGIGDSIVLQYMIKYPKEQGGRLHGLLYAMFRRSDILGMYLQSLERRREPFSDVGNGTCVDFAMFATSGMDRASLDPATVWPRAAAVDRRMHELARRALSVPAGATQNMPEDSGGVSFVRAFLEFPGVAVGSVRPVLPAQDAWNDRLLIGGWSLYALFLVAFVTYVLTKNFALPLECVGAAGREVAAGRFDVALRLKTGDEFERLAAEFNVMTAGLRERERLARFVSDEVLTTVRGNDAAGLHPGGERRCVGVLFAHIVDFERITANTSVEGIFTLLDNILPRMELAIRGNGGSLDKIIGDGVMGVFHPSELPAAVRAGHAALAMKRIIAEANRERTGGEMEPLRVSIGFVTGTAICGKIGSRSGRLDFTVIGDTVNLAARLEAESRRRSGSPILVDEETIVTTGTAFRYALLGTVFVKGRSRPVQMYELAAPEENA, encoded by the coding sequence ATGACGAGTTCCGGGGTCGCTCGAGATGCCGGCCGAAGGGTGCTCACCCCGGCCTTCCCCTCGGCCGCCCTGATTGCAGCGGCCTGGCTGTTCCTCCTGATATTTCCCCTCCTGTTTCTGCTCGTGAGGGTCGACGAGTGGCTCGACGGCGAGGAGCGCTGGCGCGAGCTGGCGGTCAGGCGCGAGATGCTGGATGTCATGCGCGAGCTGCAGCCCATGCTCACGCCGGCGAAACGGCTCGAGGAGGGGCTGAGCGAGATCGAGCGCCGGATCGGCTTTCCCGATACGGGCAGCGGCCGCACCTGGGTGGCGGCCGACGACCATCCCGGCCTCGATCCGGCGAAGCTGAGCGACCGACTCGACGCGGAGTGCCGCCGGACGATCGGATGCAAGCCGGTGTTCCTCCTCGCGGCGGGTGCGGACGGCTCTGCCCCCTGCCTTCGGATCGATCCCTCCCTGATGGAGGGCGCGCCTCCCCGTGCCGGAACGATGCAGCCCGTCTGGCTGTCGGCTGCAGGCTGGCTGGAGCGCAGGATCTGGCGGCATACCGCGGAAACCGACACGCTCAAACGCCGCTGGAGCGGCCCATCCGCAGCCAGGGAACTGCAGATCAGACGGACCGGCCTGCTCGAGCGCGTGTTCGGGAACGATCCATTCGATGGTCTGAGATGGGGCCTGGCCCAGCCGTTCATGCGCATGCGCCCCGGCGGAGGCCGGTATCTCGCCTATGCGAATTTTCTTGCTTCCGGACCGAAGCCCGACGCACCGTTGCTTGGCGGATACCTGGCCGTGTTCCGCATCAGCGACATCCCCCGACGGTTTCTCCTGGCTCCCGTGCTCTCGCGGCCGGACGGAGGAATCACGCCCCGCCTTGCCGTGATCCCTCGTGAAAGCCGCTCGGCCGACGCGCTGACCCTTGAATGCGCGCCTCCGAGAGAACTCCTGCAGGACTGGTGCCTTGGCAAACGCACCCAGCCGTTCAGCCTGATGCTCCGGTGGAAACGGGCCGCCGTCCGCCATCCGTTCCGATCCTGGCAGCCATGGCTCCTGGCCGGATTTTATCTGATCGTTTTCGGAACCGGCGCCTACGTTTTCCTCAGGATCGGCGGCTTCTTCCTGCCGTTACGGCTTCGCGGCCAGATCGCCGTTGCCGTGGGGGTCGCGACCGTACTCCCGCTCATCGCATACAGCGGGGTCATGGTTTCCTACCTCGATTATCGGAAGGATATCGACCGCGATAGACAGGGAAAGATGATCGCGGAGCGTCTCGAGATGCTCGAAAACGGGTTGCTGGGGTATTTCGAGTCCGTCAAACACCGCCTGTGGCAAATGAAGGAAGGCCTGTCGCAGCGGACCGAGGCCGGGCCGGCTTCGGTGACCCGGTATCTGGAACACCTGCGGCAGCGGATTCACGCCCCGGTCGTGTTCATGATCACGCAGAGAGGCGAGGAATTCTTCGTTGCCGGGTCCGGCATTTCGGACAAAACACGGATGATGGCCGATCGGCTTGGCGAAGTGGTGCGCGCGATGACCGTGCGCATGTTCCTGCTGAGCGGTTGTTTTGGGAAGGCCGATCTCGAACTGCCGCCGCGCTCGAACCTGTGGACGAGGCGCCGTCGTGCGATCGCCGAGAATCTCAGCCTCGTCGATGTCGGTTCGATGATGTATCTGGATGGGCGGGAAATCGACCCCAAATTTGCCGGAATCGGTGACAGCATCGTGCTTCAATATATGATCAAATATCCGAAAGAACAGGGAGGACGCCTGCACGGGCTGTTGTATGCCATGTTCAGGCGTTCCGACATCCTCGGCATGTATCTGCAGAGCCTCGAACGGCGCAGAGAACCGTTTTCGGACGTCGGGAACGGGACGTGCGTCGATTTCGCCATGTTCGCGACGTCCGGCATGGATCGCGCATCGCTCGATCCCGCGACGGTGTGGCCGCGGGCGGCGGCCGTCGACCGGCGCATGCACGAACTCGCCCGGCGGGCGCTCTCCGTGCCGGCCGGCGCGACGCAGAACATGCCCGAAGATTCCGGCGGCGTCTCGTTCGTGCGCGCGTTCCTGGAATTTCCCGGGGTCGCGGTCGGCAGCGTGCGGCCGGTTCTGCCTGCCCAGGACGCCTGGAATGACCGTCTGCTGATCGGCGGATGGAGCCTGTATGCGCTCTTTCTCGTCGCCTTCGTCACGTATGTTCTCACCAAAAATTTTGCGCTGCCGCTCGAATGCGTCGGCGCCGCGGGCCGGGAAGTCGCCGCGGGCCGTTTCGACGTGGCCCTGCGTCTGAAGACCGGCGACGAGTTCGAACGGCTGGCGGCCGAGTTCAACGTGATGACGGCCGGCCTCCGCGAGCGTGAGCGACTGGCCCGGTTCGTTTCCGACGAAGTTCTCACGACGGTCCGCGGAAACGATGCCGCGGGCCTGCATCCGGGCGGCGAACGGCGCTGCGTCGGCGTCCTGTTTGCGCACATCGTCGATTTCGAACGGATCACGGCGAACACGTCGGTCGAAGGGATCTTCACACTGCTGGATAATATACTGCCACGTATGGAATTGGCGATCCGCGGCAACGGAGGCAGTCTCGACAAGATCATCGGCGACGGCGTCATGGGCGTGTTCCATCCTTCGGAACTCCCGGCAGCCGTCCGGGCCGGGCATGCCGCGCTTGCGATGAAACGGATCATCGCCGAGGCGAATCGGGAAAGGACGGGCGGAGAGATGGAACCGTTGCGCGTTTCCATCGGCTTCGTCACAGGAACCGCCATCTGCGGGAAGATCGGTTCGCGCAGTGGACGTCTGGATTTCACGGTGATCGGCGATACCGTCAATCTTGCGGCGAGGCTCGAAGCCGAGAGCCGCCGGAGAAGCGGTTCGCCGATCCTGGTCGATGAGGAAACGATCGTGACGACGGGGACGGCGTTCCGATACGCCCTGCTCGGTACCGTTTTCGTGAAGGGACGTTCCAGGCCCGTCCAGATGTATGAGCTCGCAGCGCCGGAGGAGAACGCATGA
- a CDS encoding plasmid pRiA4b ORF-3 family protein: MNDSASGGSAVVRLRLEITGLSPSVWRLVDIQGNILLPELHKVIQAAMGWRNEYPACFVTPAGIHPIGEWPEAASGPASRTLAELLDNPKREFAYDYEPDEPWRVICRLESERPREAGDGPFPCCVDGARSAPPDGVGGREGYADFLRMLDDPDADEDELDDMLEWAGGDFDPAAFDCAAVNRRLKKFAV; encoded by the coding sequence ATGAACGACAGTGCATCTGGCGGAAGCGCCGTAGTTCGCCTCAGACTCGAGATTACCGGCCTCTCTCCATCCGTGTGGCGGCTTGTTGATATCCAGGGGAATATCCTGTTGCCTGAGCTTCACAAGGTGATCCAGGCCGCGATGGGATGGCGAAACGAGTATCCGGCGTGTTTCGTGACGCCGGCCGGAATCCACCCGATCGGCGAATGGCCCGAGGCCGCGAGCGGACCTGCTTCCCGGACTCTCGCCGAGTTGCTCGACAACCCGAAGCGAGAGTTCGCCTACGACTACGAGCCGGACGAGCCCTGGCGCGTGATATGCCGTCTGGAGTCGGAACGCCCGCGGGAGGCCGGCGACGGGCCATTCCCGTGCTGCGTCGACGGGGCCCGGTCCGCTCCGCCGGACGGTGTCGGCGGGCGTGAGGGGTATGCCGATTTCCTGCGCATGCTCGACGACCCCGATGCCGACGAGGACGAGCTCGACGACATGCTTGAGTGGGCCGGAGGGGATTTCGATCCCGCCGCGTTCGATTGCGCTGCGGTGAATCGCCGCCTGAAAAAGTTCGCCGTTTGA